In the Entelurus aequoreus isolate RoL-2023_Sb linkage group LG16, RoL_Eaeq_v1.1, whole genome shotgun sequence genome, aaggtaaagtattggtattgtttactatcaatagcactatttctattggtattcatattgctccatttttagtgtaataatgctaattgacaattctgtattattttttattttcgctaactgcttatttgctattacttttaccatcatatttgtacatgtcgtatttgctgatgttgctctgttgttgttgttgtctctctgtctaatccccctcttgtccccacaatttccccctctgtcttcctttttctctctttctatcccctcctgctccggcccggctgcaccaaatgataatataaatacatttaataaagtcaaaatacaaataaggcaataagagaagtatcctacacttctcttttgtaaagtatatctgaacagccgatatgggcatctatatcTACTATACGATTTGccagagaagctgggcaggacattattaaaaaaaaaaaaaaaaaaaagccgatccagatccagttaaaaaaaaacacctttgtccgtgttttccaacgcaccgacttaaataatacattccacttttctgctgttccctaatttccgttccgcattttccagcacaccttcaacacatccacaggtctgtggattctcacgcagttgcttttagctgctggcattacacgacaggctcttctctgtgtctccctctcacagacagcaagcgcaccttcttacacacgtcacatactgtcacgtcatacgtcacatacatatacaccctccccgagcagagaggtagcagcaaggctaacgttagctgtgatgctagcgcagccgtgcgagcaacgttccctctaaggcaggggtgtcaaagtcaaatggacggagggccaaataaaaaatttagctacaagccgagggccggactgttcgaatgttcattgaaaaatttttaaatgacgcatatagtctagtgaacctaattgaacctactgaaaacctaacaaatatattccaatatgatcagataaataaagcaatattttcttatggctctgtcagtaatctttaattttcaacagacacaaaagacaaatttcctttatataaaaatccccataacatgaacattaaatgaaagaaaccggtattcaaggcaccatcagtagcctatattttctattttagcaaaagtgggctaaatttacttcaaagaaaaaaacaataatagcaattttctatcatccactcaactgaaatatttttaaaatataattaaattgaaatacaataaaataaagtgcaaaaatctataaatcaaaaacaacactttgtttaaggagaagtaacatgcagtgaaaacaaatattaaactttaacttttaaacttgaattgagtaaaaactctaaatatgtgattgcacagtaatgttcacattaaacccccctcctccctccgtgggagggaggcgagttgggtgcccgaaaccccccgctggtttcggcccgccccttggcgcgcgtggcacggcgggctccgcgacccgacggctggccctcgtggcttgacggcgggcgcgtcccgacgggccgcgcgtaggggtcaaacgcagaagtctcagggcctcgtggtgagggggtggcctgcgggtttcggcccgcttgacccccccgctccgcttggcgcgcgcggcacatgacgggttccgccaccgacgctcgggctgcagcccgacggtggtgcgggcccggcggtgacgcgcggtttggggaaacaaagcagaagtctcagggcctcggggccgggtttcggcccgcccccttggcgcgcgtggcacggcgggctccgcgactgacggccgggctgcagcccttcggccggcaggcgcgtccccgcgggccgctcgccccctttcggaaccttggaccggcatccgcttggtgcgtgtaaaagatctgcggtctaaaaaaaaaaaaaaaaaaaaaaaaaaaaaaaaaagatctgcggtctgcgggccggttctaataataaatcaagatcatcccaagggccgtaaaaaaccttctcgcgggccggatatggcccgcgggccttgactctgacatatgtgctctaAGGTGCacccctgtgcaattgcgcactgctcaagcgtcttctGCGCGTAGCaattatatgccacgcacaaaatcaaataaaaaaataagcgcataacaattttcgacacgcggacacgacagagaaaacagttttcgtcatcattgttcaaatattgtaacgtctgtcgagacgcttatctccattcggtgccacacgcccacaccatcaaaatgccgaggcaaaaatttccacatcaacaccgtatgaaaaaattagtgatttttttagttgtgatttccttctctgtatgaaagtttaaaagtagcatatattaatgcagtatgaagaagaatgttttaatgtagacatgcaagccttgaaagaaaattttgaaaatcaagactacatttcctgcaaatgggtgcatttctaccctatattttaactttagatttattctcatatcaaactcttttggctgtctttttgacacttacatccggcgcccccctccacaccccggattataaataatgtaaataattcaatgtgattatcttgtgtgatgactgtattatgatgatagtatacactaccgttcaaaagtttggggtcacccaaacaattttgtagaatagccttcatttctaagaacaagaatagactgtcgagtttcagatgaaagttctctttttctggccattttgagcgtttaattgaccccacaaatgtgatgctccagaaactcaatctgctcaaaggaaggtcagttttgtagcttctgtaacgagctaaactgttttcagatgtgtgaacatgattgcacaagggttttctaatcatcaattagccttctgagccaatgagcaaacacattgtaccattagaactagggctgaacgatttcaggaaaaaatctgatcacgatttttctgacagaaattgcgatttcgattttgactcacgatttcttttcaaatcaagcttcagtaacagtaacagatttaaaacatgacaaaaaatgatataccatgaaaacattaaatgctatgtaatgcaaggatgaatactaaaaggtaagaattgcttcaaacatgtatttattaagaaacatgcatgtacattctccaaagttcttgaccaacagcagttattaaaactaaagaactaaaaccagtacaaaaaccttaattatgttaagataaataaaaaagtttaagttaaataaaatacaaaacaattccaacacaaaaagcaatgcttaatatataataagaaaaacaaaattcaacaacttcaataaaggaaaaaaaggatcctgaccttatgtaaacagtcttatactcaagtaggtaggtcagtcttttatggctcaagagagctagcctatcaacatctatagcagcaattcaagtactttattcaaccctggaagaaacctgaacaatattttaaagtgaaattgaaaagtaatggtaataaagaaaatactattacaaaaacaaaatgacccaACCTCTGCCCTTCTGAAAAATATGTCAGACATTAAAATAGGTGGGTCATTCATTTACCGCTTAGCAGCACCCAAATATTGCACATCTATTCTGTTAACAATAGAACATAATATTCCTGAAAACtagcatttatcttttttttttttacaaaaactgacACCACAAGTCAGGGTAAAGTGCAGAACAAACACAATCTAAAAAGTACTTTAACAATAATACTTGCTTCCCTGACATCTCTACATCACTCTTCACAGATTTTTGGTCAAGAAAACTAGCATGTCAACCTTTGATGGTTTAAGACATGAGCGCTGACATGTGACAACATTGCCACTAGCACTAAACAATCTTTCTGATGGTGAACTGGTGGCTGGTATGCACAGAAACTTGCGAGCCAGTTTGTTCAACCATGGAAAGTTAACATTGTGCACTCTCCACCAGGCCAGGGGATTGTCCTCTCCATCAATTGTAGGAGTTATCAGGTAGCTGTTCAGCTCTGCATTAATGGCATCCTCCaactgcatggtggtggaagGAGGAGGCACAGACGGTCTGCTCTTGAAGAAGCTGCCCAATGACCGCTTTCCCTTCCCCACAGTAGATGGCTCTGCCTCTGCTGCACCCTGGGGCATGGCCTCTGTAGTGCTGACACGGGCCCTCTTTTCCTGCAAAACACAGAGATGAGAGCTGTCAAAATTTTGCAGGCTGATGTCATTTTGAGCAATTGAGCATTCtatgtaaacattaaaaaatgccAATAAATGTAATAAGACATATCACTTGTATTGATGTGGCATTTTGTATTACTAAACTACACATAGAAACAGGACAAGTCACCTTTCGTGCCACCTGTTCCATTTCGATCCTCACTCTTTCTTTGATGTCTGGGACATTCTCTGCTCTTATGTAGTCAGTTTTGAATCTAGGATCAAGGAACGAAGCAATATCTAGTAGCTCCTGTGTGGCTGGGTCGCTGTATTTATCTTCAATATAGCGAAGAGCTCTTGACTTTATGTCCCTGGTAAGATCTGGGTCGTCTTTGTCTACAGTCAGGATCGATGTCCTCAGGAGATGGAGGACTGGCTTCAGGTAGGACACACTTACATAGGCTTCACCGGACAGGGCATCAGTAAACTCCTGAAGAGGGCCAAGGGCATTGTTTAATGACTCAAGGACATCTGTGTCCTGCCAAGTGGGGACCAGGTGACGTGTCTTCTTGTCTTCAGATAGAACCTGAGACAACGCCTTACTCTGCTCCAACACCCTCCCAATCATCCTCTGTCGTGAGCCCCACCTCGTCGGACACTCTGTAATCAGTGAGTGCTCCGGTATCTTCAATTCTTGCTGTGCCTTTTTCAGTGCGGCCTTCTTTTTCCAGCTATGTGAGAAATGTCCAACCAGCTGCTTGCAGAGTCCTGTTGCCCGTTTAACTCTTACATCATCTTTAACAGCATTTTCTGGACAAGAGGGGAAAAAAGAATATAGAAAACCATATTATAGACAACAGAGGGTAAAGCAATAATCAAAAGCACATAACACATTATTCATCATTATTCATCATCTAATATTGATTATAAAtctgttattataatttttaatttgtaagggatttaaagaaaaacattaaGAGAAAAACTATACTGACTATACTGAAGGCAACAAGCACCCATCACATTAAATCTGTACCATCATTAGCTACATTCTAGCATGTctcaaatgtacaaaaatattctaagtaaacaaaaacaaacaacaacaaaaacacagacatacagacagagacagagacagagacacacacacacacacacacacacacacacacacacacacacacacacacacacacacacacacacacacacacacacacacacacacacacacacacacacacacacacacacacacacacacacacacacacacacacacacacttaccaaTTGCAAGATGTAGCCTGTGGCCAAAACATTGAAGCCTGGTCCACTGATTAAGCTGCACAGCTTTGACGACGTTTGCTCCATTGTCAGTTGTGATGCACGTCTGGTCCTCCTCTTTCAGACCCCAGCTTGCTAGACACTCTCTTAATCCGAGGGCGATATTCTCTCCTGTGTGATCCATGGGAAAGTATGCTGTCTGCAGGCAGCGACTTTTCAACTCAAAGTCGTCATTTATGTAATGCAAGGTCAAGCTAAGATACGGTTCGCTTGTTCTGCTTGACCACATATCGGTAGTTGTGGCGTAATAAAGCACATTTTTCACCTCTCTTTCCACTTTTTCCTTGCACTCGGCGTAAAGCTGTGGGATGGCGACCTGGTTGAAATAGGTGCGGGAGGGAATCTTGTATCTTCTGTCCAGCGTGTGGAGGAGGTTTTGAAATCCCTCTTTGGTAACGGTGTTAACAGACACCATGTCTTTGCCAATGTAGTGTGTTATGGCGGTCGTTATCTCCTTGTGTCTGCGGCTGCTCTTCTCATAAGGAGTTATACTGGCAAACGACGCTGTAATTGTGGTATGTTTGCTACAATGGGCTGAATCGCTCGGGGTTGACTTTTCACCGGACTTTTTGGTCATACATTCGTCGTGTAACTGCCGGTGGTGATTTTTCAAGTGCCGGAATAAATTAGTCGTGTTGCCTTGGGATGTGGCGACTTTGGCCCGACAAGTTTTACAAAGTACCTGTTTCTGATGCACATCTGAAGTTTCGAAACCGAAGTAGTCCCAAATGACAGACGTGCTGCTCTTcttctgtattaaaactaaatcctcctccacttctgacccggcggcagcagccatttcctccaggacgtttgtttcttcaccaaagttgttagtgggcgtgtacgcggtagcctcgtcaatggccgcctctgattggttagcgtgacggcatgccctgctcacaagtagtttaccacttctgattggtgagtttgacaaggcatgagagtagcacgagcaggctgcatatacacaacagacatgtcagccaggagagctaaataacgttcgtctaaaaccgaagccttcacgatctcaagattgagacttctgaaatcgcaatttcgatctgaaaacgataaatcgttcagccctaattagaacactggagtgatagtttctggaaatgggcctctatacacctatgtagatattgcaccaaaaaccagacatttgcagtttgaatagtcatttaccacattagcaatgtatagagtgtatttctttaaagttaagactagtttaaagttatcttcattgaaaagtacagtgcttttccttaaaaaataaggacatttcaatgtgaccccaaacttttgaacagtagtgtatatctgatagtatatatctgtttcctgaatcaatttaagttgaaaaacttattcgggtgttaccatttagtggtcaattgtacggaatatcaaacttttgaacagtagtgtatatctgatagtatatatctgtttcctgaatcaatttaagttgaaaaacttattcgggtgttaccatttagtggtcaattgtacggaatatgtacttcactgtgcaacctactaataaaagtctcaatcaatcaaaacacatagaatcatcatactgctgtgattatatgcatcaagtgttcattcaaggctaaggcaaaatatcgagatatatatcgtgtatcgcgatatggccttaaaatatcgcgatattaaaaaaaggccatattgcccagccctagttcaatcatgccatttctgtttgtcatgtataattttgtctattttgtgtttatccttgaataaataggtcagtttcttgttaccaaccattgtgtattattcaaaccctaattcagctggctagttatcaagagtactaaaacccttttcaacatgagtctgacaactaagtaggctaaataactttaaactttaatacatgctcggataggccagtattcggtatcggatcggaagtgcaaaaacaatatcggtatcagatcggaagtgcaaaaacctggatcggcacatccctagtcACGGTCCACGTAGAGCACGAGAGGAGGGTCTCGCCCGGCCTCCCGGTAGCGGCGCATGTTTTCCTGGGCCATGGCCAGCAGACCGCCCCCCTCTGCCGCCGTCACTACCGACATGAGCACCTGGCCCAGCTCGTTGCCGACGTTGGTGACCCAGGCAGCCGTTCCCGCGGCTTCACCTGCCAGCTTCTTGGTCATCTAGGAAAAATAAAAGGCATTTAATCAAATTGTAGTCGGTGCCATTTCTCGGACATACCTGCTTGGTGGAGTCCATTTTCAGGATACTTCCGAATGTAGACGTAATCCTGGCCTTTGTGTGCTCCATGCGAGGAAGAACCTCCCTCACGTACACCGACAGCAGCCAGGAAACGCTTAGTAGCGGGTGCATGGGCGGGATACAGGGCCAAGGCAGCGGGAAGGAGCCGACGGAGCGAAAGCGAGCCATCACCTCCAGGTACTGGAGGGCCTGAGTCTGCCACTCTCACGAGTGCTCCAATCCCAGGTGGGAGCGAAGCAGAGTGGCACTGTTACCCACACTGTAAACCCAAGCAAGTTCAGAAAACTCAAAATTTTTGATGTAACTGATTACGTAAAAACTTTTAAGTTATCATAATAAATGTTTTGAGTTATAGTatacttaaaaaatgtgtgttcggTTGACTTAATTTATATTCTAAGTTCAATTTAACATTTTAAATTATCATTAACTTAATATTTATGTCTTCTTCATACTTAAATGATCTGATTGAATATACTTATAAAAACTAAATTACATGGACTTGAAAAAAATAACTGAATACAATGTATTAATATCAATAGTATCTACTCAAAATATTACAGCTTTATGAACTCAAAATATTTACTTCTTGCCGACTTAATGTGCAAGATGCCCTGTTTTTAGAGAGCTGTGTTTTCTGAGAGGTTCTGTCCCCCAAAGACATGCCAAAAAAAAACTTGTGCAAATTTAGTTGTGCAGATTGTTGTGTACATGTAACTGTAGAACTATAATCATGTATGTATGATGGTGCAAgagaaacatcatccatgcaataaAAGGTTCTTGACTAAAGTGTTACTGTCAAAATTTCAAAAATTTATTAGGGTATAAAACAGCACCTTAAAACCTACCTTTTAAAAAGGCAATAACAActgttacattttaattttttattttcccaGAACAGGCTTAGTAAAACTGTGAAATGTCGAATAACATTAAAGTGCAACACCTGGAttcaaacttttttcttttttttttttacaaatatattttagcAGCCTATTTTGAATCATTGGGGATAAACAAACTTCCCTTTCTCTGCACTGTATTTTCCCAAGGGAGAAAAAAAACTTATGAAAGCAGCAGCACAGACATCTAAATTTGTGCAaatgagaaaaataaaaaaacataccaaataaaacaaaagaaaatacaataaataaaagaaaatatgatataaataaataactgaaTCATCATTACAACTGAGGGCTGACTCAGATCAGTGAGGTCAAGGAGGCAGTAcaataaaattaacaaaatatttaCCTCTCATTCTAAACTTATAAAAAGCCCACTgggcata is a window encoding:
- the LOC133630605 gene encoding E3 SUMO-protein ligase ZBED1-like, with amino-acid sequence MAAAAGSEVEEDLVLIQKKSSTSVIWDYFGFETSDVHQKQVLCKTCRAKVATSQGNTTNLFRHLKNHHRQLHDECMTKKSGEKSTPSDSAHCSKHTTITASFASITPYEKSSRRHKEITTAITHYIGKDMVSVNTVTKEGFQNLLHTLDRRYKIPSRTYFNQVAIPQLYAECKEKVEREVKNVLYYATTTDMWSSRTSEPYLSLTLHYINDDFELKSRCLQTAYFPMDHTGENIALGLRECLASWGLKEEDQTCITTDNGANVVKAVQLNQWTRLQCFGHRLHLAIENAVKDDVRVKRATGLCKQLVGHFSHSWKKKAALKKAQQELKIPEHSLITECPTRWGSRQRMIGRVLEQSKALSQVLSEDKKTRHLVPTWQDTDVLESLNNALGPLQEFTDALSGEAYVSVSYLKPVLHLLRTSILTVDKDDPDLTRDIKSRALRYIEDKYSDPATQELLDIASFLDPRFKTDYIRAENVPDIKERVRIEMEQVARKEKRARVSTTEAMPQGAAEAEPSTVGKGKRSLGSFFKSRPSVPPPSTTMQLEDAINAELNSYLITPTIDGEDNPLAWWRVHNVNFPWLNKLARKFLCIPATSSPSERLFSASGNVVTCQRSCLKPSKVDMLVFLTKNL